A single region of the Betta splendens chromosome 12, fBetSpl5.4, whole genome shotgun sequence genome encodes:
- the man1b1a gene encoding endoplasmic reticulum mannosyl-oligosaccharide 1,2-alpha-mannosidase isoform X1, which produces MYSPSRKDFISLTLSDPHSHNYNNGKHRRQSCWRKWKQLSRLQRSIILFLLALLLIFGLLLYPSIAEQWRGLSVKEAWFTPNDMELKPIGPDVKPVLDLAIGRPPVPVLRPAAGPDVGADPVLEPKGPNIPILAKPPTKLQSFVHPQKKSFPNKRGPPNIQKYGNVSDTARGGKQEQERVQDGETEDKEKTIVSWRGAIIEADQATEPPPSVIEKEGAVVSALAKPADTAPLEVSAGTEDRLEAVREAFRHAWKGYKDHAWGHDELKPISKSFGEWFGLGLTLIDSLDTMWVMGLKEEFTEARDWVEKELSFNKNVDVNLFETTIRVLGGLLSTYHLTGDQLFLDKAKDLGSRLMPAFKTPSKIPFSDVNIGKGTAHPPRWTSDSTLAEVTSIQLEFRELSRLTQEAQYQEAVNEVMKLVHSLPGKQDGLVPMFINTNSGQFTHKGVFTLGARADSYYEYLLKQWIQGGKTEDVLLEDYLQAMEGVKKHLVRQTGPGRLTFVGELSHNRFNPKMDHLVCFLPGTLALGAHNGLPGDHMDLAVQLMETCHEMYVQMETGLSPEIAHFNLQASDGHDVVVKPADRHNLLRPETVESLFYMYRFTKDTKYRDWGWEILKNFNKYAKVSSGGYTSINNVRDPVNPGPRDKMESFFLGETLKYLYLLFSDDTELLSLEKFIFNTEAHPLPIWPSPPK; this is translated from the exons ATGTATTCACCTTCCAGAAAGGACTTCATCTCTCTGACACTCAGCGATCCACACAGTCATAACTACAACAACGGCAAACATAGACGACAGTCCTGCTGGAGA AAATGGAAGCAGCTGTCTCGACTTCAGCGGAGCATCATCCTGTTCCTATTGGCGCTGCTGCTTATATTTGGACTGCTCTTATACCCTAGCATCGCAGAACAGTGGAGAG GGCTGTCTGTCAAAGAGGCCTGGTTCACGCCTAATGACATGGAATTGAAGCCGATTGGTCCAGATGTGAAACCTGTATTGGATCTAGCTATAGGTAGACCTCCAGTTCCTGTGCTAAGGCCAGCTGCAGGACCAGATGTAGGCGCAGATCCTGTACTTGAGCCCAAAGGACCCAATATTCCCATTTTAGCTAAACCTCCCACTAAG ctgcagagtTTTGTTCATCCACAGAAAAAATCATTTCCAAACAAGAGAGGACCACCAAACATACAGAAATATGGAAATGTTTCAGACACTGCTAGAGGGGGAAAGCAAGAGCAAGAGAGGGTTCAAGATGGAGAGACTGAGGACAAAGAAAAGACGATTGTGAG ctggagaggagcaATCATTGAAGCTGACCAAGCCACAGAGCCTCCCCCGTCAGTCATTGAAAAAGAAGGCGCTGTGGTTTCAGCACTAGCCAAACCGGCTGACACTGCTCCACTGGAAG TTTCAGCTGgcacagaggacagactggaggCAGTACGTGAGGCATTCAGACATGCATGGAAAGGCTATAAGGACCACGCCTGGGGTCATGATGAGCTCAAGCCCATTTCCAAGTCTTTTGGCGAGTGGTTTGGACTTGGACTGACACTCATTGATTCTCTGGACACTATGTGGGTTATGGGGCTGAAAGAAG AGTTTACAGAAGCAAGGGACTGGGTGGAGAAAGAGCTTTCCTTTAACAAAAATGTGGATGTAAATCTGTTTGAGACAACCATCCGTGTCCTCGGCGGTCTGTTGAGTACTTATCACCTTACAGGAGACCAGCTCTTCCTCGACAAAGCA AAAGATCTTGGGTCCAGGTTGATGCCAGCCTTCAAAACTCCCTCAAAGATCCCATTTTCAGATGTCAACATTGGGAAGGGCACAGCCCACCCCCCTCGGTGGACATCGGACAGCACACTGGCCGAAGTCACAAGCATTCAGTTGGAGTTTAGAGAACTGAGTCGGCTCACTCAGGAAGCACAGTACCAG gaggCTGTGAATGAGGTAATGAAACTGGTCCACTCACTGCCAGGCAAACAAGATGGCCTAGTGCCCATGTTCATCAACACCAACAGTGGCCAGTTCACTCACAAAGGAGTGTTCACACTGGGAGCCAGGGCAGACAGCTACTATGAATACCTGCTTAAACAGTGGATTCAAGGAGGCAAAACTGAAGACGT CCTGTTGGAAGACTACCTTCAGGCCATGGAGGGAGTGAAAAAACACCTTGTGAGACAGACAGGACCCGGTAGATTGACCTTTGTTGGAGAGTTGTCCCACAATCGCTTCAACCCTAAGATG GACCACCTGGTGTGTTTCTTGCCAGGAACACTGGCACTGGGGGCCCATAATGGCCTACCAGGGGACCACATGGATCTGGCAGTGCAGCTAATGGAGACTTGTCATGAGATGTATGTTCAGATGGAGACTGGCCTGAGCCCGGAGATTGCACACTTTAACCTGCAGGCCAGTGATGGGCACGATGTTGTTGTCAAG cctgcagacagacacaaccTACTGAGACCAGAGACAGTAGAAAGTCTGTTCTACATGTACAGATTCACCAAGGACACCAAGTACAGAGACTGGGGATGGGAAATACTGAAGAACTTCAATAAGTACGCAAAG GTCTCCAGCGGTGGTTATACGTCCATTAACAATGTCCGTGACCCAGTGAACCCTGGGCCTCGGGACAAGATGGAGAGTTTCTTCCTTGGTGAGACACTGAAGTACTTGTATCTGCTCTTCTCTGATGACACAGAGCTTCTCAGTCTGGAGAAATTCATCTTCAACACAGAGGCCCATCCTCTCCCTATATGGCCCTCTCCACCCAAATGA
- the man1b1a gene encoding endoplasmic reticulum mannosyl-oligosaccharide 1,2-alpha-mannosidase isoform X2 produces the protein MYSPSRKDFISLTLSDPHSHNYNNGKHRRQSCWRKWKQLSRLQRSIILFLLALLLIFGLLLYPSIAEQWRGLSVKEAWFTPNDMELKPIGPDVKPVLDLAIGRPPVPVLRPAAGPDVGADPVLEPKGPNIPILAKPPTKKKSFPNKRGPPNIQKYGNVSDTARGGKQEQERVQDGETEDKEKTIVSWRGAIIEADQATEPPPSVIEKEGAVVSALAKPADTAPLEVSAGTEDRLEAVREAFRHAWKGYKDHAWGHDELKPISKSFGEWFGLGLTLIDSLDTMWVMGLKEEFTEARDWVEKELSFNKNVDVNLFETTIRVLGGLLSTYHLTGDQLFLDKAKDLGSRLMPAFKTPSKIPFSDVNIGKGTAHPPRWTSDSTLAEVTSIQLEFRELSRLTQEAQYQEAVNEVMKLVHSLPGKQDGLVPMFINTNSGQFTHKGVFTLGARADSYYEYLLKQWIQGGKTEDVLLEDYLQAMEGVKKHLVRQTGPGRLTFVGELSHNRFNPKMDHLVCFLPGTLALGAHNGLPGDHMDLAVQLMETCHEMYVQMETGLSPEIAHFNLQASDGHDVVVKPADRHNLLRPETVESLFYMYRFTKDTKYRDWGWEILKNFNKYAKVSSGGYTSINNVRDPVNPGPRDKMESFFLGETLKYLYLLFSDDTELLSLEKFIFNTEAHPLPIWPSPPK, from the exons ATGTATTCACCTTCCAGAAAGGACTTCATCTCTCTGACACTCAGCGATCCACACAGTCATAACTACAACAACGGCAAACATAGACGACAGTCCTGCTGGAGA AAATGGAAGCAGCTGTCTCGACTTCAGCGGAGCATCATCCTGTTCCTATTGGCGCTGCTGCTTATATTTGGACTGCTCTTATACCCTAGCATCGCAGAACAGTGGAGAG GGCTGTCTGTCAAAGAGGCCTGGTTCACGCCTAATGACATGGAATTGAAGCCGATTGGTCCAGATGTGAAACCTGTATTGGATCTAGCTATAGGTAGACCTCCAGTTCCTGTGCTAAGGCCAGCTGCAGGACCAGATGTAGGCGCAGATCCTGTACTTGAGCCCAAAGGACCCAATATTCCCATTTTAGCTAAACCTCCCACTAAG AAAAAATCATTTCCAAACAAGAGAGGACCACCAAACATACAGAAATATGGAAATGTTTCAGACACTGCTAGAGGGGGAAAGCAAGAGCAAGAGAGGGTTCAAGATGGAGAGACTGAGGACAAAGAAAAGACGATTGTGAG ctggagaggagcaATCATTGAAGCTGACCAAGCCACAGAGCCTCCCCCGTCAGTCATTGAAAAAGAAGGCGCTGTGGTTTCAGCACTAGCCAAACCGGCTGACACTGCTCCACTGGAAG TTTCAGCTGgcacagaggacagactggaggCAGTACGTGAGGCATTCAGACATGCATGGAAAGGCTATAAGGACCACGCCTGGGGTCATGATGAGCTCAAGCCCATTTCCAAGTCTTTTGGCGAGTGGTTTGGACTTGGACTGACACTCATTGATTCTCTGGACACTATGTGGGTTATGGGGCTGAAAGAAG AGTTTACAGAAGCAAGGGACTGGGTGGAGAAAGAGCTTTCCTTTAACAAAAATGTGGATGTAAATCTGTTTGAGACAACCATCCGTGTCCTCGGCGGTCTGTTGAGTACTTATCACCTTACAGGAGACCAGCTCTTCCTCGACAAAGCA AAAGATCTTGGGTCCAGGTTGATGCCAGCCTTCAAAACTCCCTCAAAGATCCCATTTTCAGATGTCAACATTGGGAAGGGCACAGCCCACCCCCCTCGGTGGACATCGGACAGCACACTGGCCGAAGTCACAAGCATTCAGTTGGAGTTTAGAGAACTGAGTCGGCTCACTCAGGAAGCACAGTACCAG gaggCTGTGAATGAGGTAATGAAACTGGTCCACTCACTGCCAGGCAAACAAGATGGCCTAGTGCCCATGTTCATCAACACCAACAGTGGCCAGTTCACTCACAAAGGAGTGTTCACACTGGGAGCCAGGGCAGACAGCTACTATGAATACCTGCTTAAACAGTGGATTCAAGGAGGCAAAACTGAAGACGT CCTGTTGGAAGACTACCTTCAGGCCATGGAGGGAGTGAAAAAACACCTTGTGAGACAGACAGGACCCGGTAGATTGACCTTTGTTGGAGAGTTGTCCCACAATCGCTTCAACCCTAAGATG GACCACCTGGTGTGTTTCTTGCCAGGAACACTGGCACTGGGGGCCCATAATGGCCTACCAGGGGACCACATGGATCTGGCAGTGCAGCTAATGGAGACTTGTCATGAGATGTATGTTCAGATGGAGACTGGCCTGAGCCCGGAGATTGCACACTTTAACCTGCAGGCCAGTGATGGGCACGATGTTGTTGTCAAG cctgcagacagacacaaccTACTGAGACCAGAGACAGTAGAAAGTCTGTTCTACATGTACAGATTCACCAAGGACACCAAGTACAGAGACTGGGGATGGGAAATACTGAAGAACTTCAATAAGTACGCAAAG GTCTCCAGCGGTGGTTATACGTCCATTAACAATGTCCGTGACCCAGTGAACCCTGGGCCTCGGGACAAGATGGAGAGTTTCTTCCTTGGTGAGACACTGAAGTACTTGTATCTGCTCTTCTCTGATGACACAGAGCTTCTCAGTCTGGAGAAATTCATCTTCAACACAGAGGCCCATCCTCTCCCTATATGGCCCTCTCCACCCAAATGA